In Neorhizobium galegae, the following proteins share a genomic window:
- a CDS encoding 4'-phosphopantetheinyl transferase family protein, with protein sequence MLLEGIFDPSVSVAEADLLGDVSKLYPEERTAIANAVKSRQQEFTAGRICARRAMDHLGLPGMAIPVGSDRAPIWPAGIAGSISHSTTRCVAAIGRHSDGIKALGLDLEEATPLDDTYAQEICTPRERQWLNRQQWGTRGRLVKAIFSAKECTYKCQYGLTRTMFGFEAIRIELNLADGHFAAYFEIDVPPFKTGDRLMGQIRLRDGYVVAGMTIR encoded by the coding sequence ATGCTGCTGGAGGGCATATTCGACCCTTCCGTGTCGGTCGCCGAAGCCGACCTGCTCGGTGACGTTTCGAAACTCTATCCTGAAGAGAGAACAGCGATCGCCAATGCGGTAAAGAGCCGGCAGCAGGAGTTCACTGCCGGTCGCATCTGCGCCAGGCGGGCCATGGACCATCTGGGACTGCCTGGAATGGCCATACCCGTTGGATCGGATCGGGCGCCGATCTGGCCGGCCGGGATCGCCGGAAGCATCAGCCACTCCACCACCCGCTGCGTCGCCGCCATCGGCCGCCATTCGGACGGCATCAAGGCTCTCGGCCTCGATCTTGAGGAAGCGACGCCGCTTGACGACACCTATGCGCAAGAGATCTGCACTCCGCGCGAGCGACAGTGGCTCAACCGGCAGCAATGGGGCACTCGCGGACGATTGGTGAAAGCGATCTTCAGCGCCAAGGAATGCACCTACAAGTGCCAGTACGGCCTGACCCGCACGATGTTCGGCTTCGAGGCCATCCGCATCGAGCTGAACCTCGCGGACGGGCATTTCGCCGCCTATTTCGAGATCGATGTCCCGCCCTTCAAGACGGGCGACCGGCTGATGGGTCAGATCAGGCTGCGCGACGGGTATGTCGTCGCCGGCATGACTATCCGTTGA
- a CDS encoding glycosyltransferase family 2 protein, with protein MQQDILIAAALILSVVVLVPTVFFAIECLAGSLGGRSGPPRQNGRRPQVAVLVPAHNEELQITDTLHSIQSQMRHGDRLIVVADNCSDLTASLAREAGADVIVRFDPLRRGKGYALDAGVRYLGLLPPEVVVIVDADCWLEPGALDNLAIMAAATNRPVQSRYLMFAPPDASINLAVSEFAFLLKNRIRLLGLAKLGLPAQLTGSGMAFPWAILRDAALANGDLVEDMKLGLDLARIGHAPLFCDAAAVSSRFPYSKKGLETQASRWNAGRFALAAHLFSALLDVNTLRNRAYLALVVDALIPPLTLLAALLLLSLVPAVFLATSGIAIAPLAISSIGILAFDIALSVAWWRHGRRALPMHAMADIPGYMFRKLRIYPRHILQAGEAAWIRTDRNRNH; from the coding sequence ATGCAACAGGACATACTGATCGCCGCGGCCTTGATATTGTCCGTCGTCGTCCTGGTTCCGACTGTTTTTTTCGCGATTGAATGTCTCGCTGGAAGTCTCGGTGGGCGGAGCGGACCGCCACGTCAGAACGGGCGGCGGCCGCAAGTCGCGGTTCTTGTCCCGGCGCATAACGAAGAACTCCAGATCACCGATACCCTGCACAGCATCCAAAGCCAGATGCGCCACGGGGATCGGCTGATCGTCGTGGCCGACAATTGCAGTGATCTCACGGCATCGCTGGCACGTGAAGCGGGCGCGGATGTCATCGTACGGTTCGATCCGCTTCGCCGCGGCAAGGGATACGCCCTCGACGCCGGCGTCAGGTATCTCGGCCTGCTGCCGCCGGAGGTGGTCGTCATTGTCGACGCCGACTGCTGGCTGGAGCCGGGCGCACTCGATAACCTCGCCATCATGGCCGCGGCAACGAACAGACCTGTGCAATCCCGCTACCTGATGTTCGCGCCGCCGGACGCAAGCATCAACCTGGCGGTTTCCGAATTCGCATTTCTTCTGAAGAACCGGATCCGGCTTCTTGGACTGGCGAAACTCGGGCTTCCTGCGCAATTGACCGGCTCGGGCATGGCATTCCCCTGGGCCATCCTGCGGGACGCCGCGCTTGCGAACGGCGATCTGGTCGAAGACATGAAGCTTGGGCTGGACCTGGCGCGGATCGGCCACGCTCCGCTTTTCTGCGATGCCGCAGCCGTCAGCAGCAGGTTTCCGTATTCGAAGAAAGGCCTCGAAACGCAAGCCTCCCGATGGAACGCCGGCCGCTTCGCGCTGGCGGCACACCTTTTCTCCGCCTTGCTGGACGTCAACACGTTGCGGAACAGGGCCTATCTGGCGCTCGTCGTCGATGCGCTCATACCGCCGCTGACATTGCTGGCAGCGCTTCTCCTGCTCTCACTGGTTCCGGCAGTCTTCCTCGCAACTTCGGGAATTGCGATCGCGCCACTTGCGATCTCGTCCATCGGAATCCTTGCTTTCGACATCGCGCTATCGGTTGCCTGGTGGCGTCACGGCAGACGCGCGCTTCCCATGCATGCCATGGCGGACATTCCGGGATACATGTTCAGGAAATTGAGGATTTATCCGCGCCATATCCTCCAAGCCGGCGAGGCGGCCTGGATCAGAACCGATCGAAACAGGAACCACTGA
- a CDS encoding GMC family oxidoreductase, with the protein MEFEWDVAIVGAGMGGAAMGYALATAGHRVLFIEKGLAHFSQDERDDPDSLDEAKRLRNGRWPQQISGSVDARPVRFFPALGCGVGGSTLIYAAALERFSPSDFKIVDKSGRQAWPIDYENFEPFYRKAERLLHVSGSQDPLQPRSEVIEPPAMTRCDQHFFDSAQANGMHPYRVHTACRYIDGCGQCGGFICHKSCKQDARRAFIEPALATGNAMVIDQCNVEKVSADDEAVTQLSCRRNGDELAIVAKLYVLAAGALSTPLLLLNSTNEFWPNGLANTSDLVGRNLMFHASDFFAVWPRGRTRVSEPGKSIGLRDFYEHQGLKLGVIQSTGLTATANNVLHFLKSLIDQNGWIWLKPLKPFMRIPAMIGALISGNATIFTSILEDLPYPENRVKPDPEDAASIYFEYTIHNELRQRMQAFRKLYRKAFKRHRMMMLGSEVNLNYGHACGTCRFGPDPSTAVLDANNRAHDLNNLYVVDASFFPTSGGANPSLTIAANALRVGEHIAQKLSATKAKQREACVVSDSAS; encoded by the coding sequence ATGGAATTTGAATGGGACGTTGCCATCGTCGGCGCCGGAATGGGCGGGGCGGCAATGGGATACGCGCTGGCAACCGCCGGGCATCGCGTACTTTTCATTGAAAAGGGTCTGGCTCACTTTTCGCAGGACGAACGTGATGACCCCGATAGTCTGGACGAAGCGAAGCGCCTGAGAAATGGCCGATGGCCGCAGCAGATTTCCGGCTCGGTGGATGCTCGTCCCGTCCGGTTCTTTCCTGCGCTCGGCTGTGGAGTCGGCGGTTCGACGCTTATCTATGCGGCGGCGCTTGAACGGTTTTCCCCAAGCGATTTCAAAATCGTCGACAAGTCCGGCAGGCAGGCCTGGCCGATAGACTATGAAAACTTTGAGCCTTTTTATCGCAAGGCGGAGCGCCTCCTGCATGTGAGCGGCAGCCAGGATCCGCTGCAGCCACGATCGGAGGTTATCGAGCCTCCTGCCATGACACGATGCGACCAGCATTTTTTCGACTCGGCGCAAGCGAATGGGATGCATCCCTATCGAGTGCACACGGCCTGCCGATATATCGACGGGTGCGGCCAATGCGGCGGCTTCATCTGCCATAAATCCTGCAAGCAGGATGCGCGGCGGGCGTTCATCGAGCCGGCACTCGCCACCGGAAACGCCATGGTCATCGATCAATGCAACGTGGAAAAGGTCTCGGCGGACGACGAGGCGGTCACCCAATTGTCGTGCCGGAGGAATGGAGACGAGCTGGCAATCGTAGCCAAGCTCTATGTACTCGCGGCCGGCGCGCTTTCGACACCCTTGTTGCTCCTCAACTCCACCAACGAATTCTGGCCGAACGGCCTTGCAAACACGTCGGACCTCGTGGGGCGCAACCTGATGTTCCACGCGTCCGATTTCTTCGCCGTCTGGCCCCGGGGCAGAACCCGTGTTTCCGAGCCGGGAAAGTCGATCGGCCTTCGCGATTTCTATGAACATCAGGGTCTCAAGCTAGGCGTCATCCAGTCCACGGGCCTGACTGCGACCGCCAATAACGTGCTTCATTTCCTGAAATCACTGATCGACCAGAACGGCTGGATCTGGCTGAAGCCGCTCAAGCCCTTCATGCGCATTCCGGCGATGATCGGCGCTCTTATCTCCGGCAACGCGACGATATTCACCTCTATCCTCGAGGATCTGCCCTATCCCGAAAATCGCGTGAAGCCTGATCCGGAAGATGCCGCCAGCATCTATTTCGAATATACAATTCATAATGAGCTGCGGCAAAGAATGCAGGCCTTCCGCAAGTTATATCGCAAGGCATTCAAGCGGCACCGGATGATGATGCTCGGGTCCGAAGTCAACCTCAACTACGGCCATGCCTGTGGAACGTGCCGGTTTGGTCCGGATCCCTCCACGGCGGTACTGGATGCCAACAACCGTGCGCACGACCTGAACAATCTCTATGTCGTTGATGCTTCGTTCTTCCCGACCAGTGGGGGGGCCAATCCAAGCCTGACGATTGCCGCTAACGCCTTGCGTGTCGGTGAGCATATTGCTCAGAAATTGTCCGCGACAAAGGCGAAACAGAGGGAGGCCTGCGTCGTTTCGGATTCCGCGTCCTGA
- a CDS encoding exopolysaccharide biosynthesis polyprenyl glycosylphosphotransferase, which translates to MITPFEPNIGNDYISYEHKPPRGGLEYHVIAYVAAATDFVYLLGATGVGFTGYQYAVFGSAPDPSLFIGIGLVLSTIFVLAMHSAQAYSPESIQLLRPQIRLICVLIPSALAFLLTVIFFLKIGTTFSRGAILMTAFISLSGLICTRLFWHWYLPSAAAAASFKMKRVLLICHEEFSAEHWQHQAAASGMTLAQIIRLSDENLLPANALQRLKQSETDSLDEVFIIWRDPNVSNLEFYLGELRRSALPVNVIFDGVVGRLTSAPARKIGSMTAFQTQRPPLNLYERGTKRAFDIVFSLTAILSLFPLLLVVAIAIKCDSKGPVLFRQVRKGYGGRSFRILKFRSMTVMEDSGDIRQATRKDPRVTKVGAIIRASSIDELPQFWNVLRGEMSIVGPRPHALAHDELYDAQIAKYAFRRHVKPGLTGWAQINNCRGETPNIEKMEERIFHDLWYINNWSFWLDTKIVLRTAIEICDFGKAY; encoded by the coding sequence ATGATCACACCATTTGAGCCGAACATCGGAAATGACTACATATCGTATGAGCACAAGCCTCCGCGCGGAGGATTGGAATATCATGTCATCGCCTATGTGGCGGCCGCGACGGACTTCGTCTACCTTCTTGGAGCGACCGGTGTCGGCTTCACGGGCTATCAGTATGCCGTTTTCGGATCTGCGCCCGATCCTTCGCTTTTCATCGGCATCGGCCTCGTTCTGTCGACGATCTTCGTGCTCGCCATGCACAGCGCCCAGGCCTACAGCCCAGAGAGCATTCAGCTCCTGAGGCCGCAGATCCGGCTGATCTGCGTCCTTATCCCAAGCGCCCTTGCCTTCCTGCTGACCGTCATCTTCTTTCTGAAGATCGGCACGACGTTCTCGCGCGGGGCGATCTTGATGACCGCTTTCATCTCTCTGTCCGGGCTGATCTGCACCCGCCTGTTCTGGCACTGGTATCTGCCATCGGCGGCAGCTGCGGCCTCCTTCAAGATGAAGCGGGTGCTGCTGATCTGCCATGAGGAGTTTTCGGCCGAACATTGGCAGCATCAGGCCGCCGCAAGCGGCATGACCCTCGCGCAGATCATACGCCTCTCGGATGAAAATCTGCTGCCCGCGAACGCCCTGCAGAGACTGAAGCAAAGCGAGACCGACAGCTTAGATGAAGTATTCATCATCTGGCGGGACCCGAACGTCTCCAATCTCGAATTCTACCTCGGCGAACTCAGGCGCTCTGCTTTGCCGGTCAATGTCATCTTCGATGGCGTCGTCGGTCGTCTGACCAGCGCTCCTGCCCGCAAGATTGGCAGCATGACCGCCTTTCAGACGCAGCGGCCACCGTTGAACCTCTATGAACGCGGCACCAAGCGCGCATTCGACATCGTCTTCTCGCTGACCGCCATCCTCTCGCTGTTTCCGTTGCTGCTGGTCGTGGCGATCGCCATCAAATGTGATTCCAAGGGTCCCGTGCTGTTCAGGCAGGTCCGCAAGGGGTACGGCGGCCGCTCGTTCCGAATCCTGAAATTCCGCAGCATGACCGTCATGGAAGATTCGGGTGATATTCGCCAGGCGACCAGGAAAGATCCCCGCGTCACGAAAGTCGGAGCTATCATCCGCGCTTCGAGCATAGATGAGTTGCCGCAATTCTGGAACGTCCTTCGCGGCGAGATGTCGATCGTCGGCCCCCGCCCGCATGCGCTCGCCCATGACGAACTCTACGACGCTCAGATCGCCAAATACGCCTTCAGGCGGCACGTCAAACCCGGCCTGACCGGCTGGGCGCAGATCAACAATTGCCGCGGCGAGACGCCGAACATCGAGAAGATGGAAGAGCGGATATTCCACGACCTCTGGTACATCAACAACTGGTCGTTCTGGCTGGATACGAAGATCGTCCTCCGCACCGCGATCGAGATCTGCGATTTCGGCAAAGCCTACTGA
- a CDS encoding type III PLP-dependent enzyme has translation MNHFSALDVWLQSAAASFGTPSYVYLASAIESRAALLRQAFEQRFALSFAAKSNPNPALLSLMKGQAEYLDVSSIGEFRTAITAGWEAERISFTGPGKRPFEIREAIEGGIGELILESVREAVLANAVAGELGRIQHVLVRIAPTTVPKGFGDQMAGRPSAFGIDWEDIARDIPDIAALPNLKIVGLHIYSGTQCLKPEAICENYRNFIGIFREVCETYIPRPEKLVFGSGLGIPYHDGDLPLDLSAVVAGIAADLDGFKALPQFAETRLVLELGRYLVGEAGYFLTRVVSVKESRGVRIGICDGGMNNHLPASGHFGMVMHRNYTMHKVGGQGEPEKVNLVGPLCTSIDRLAVGVMLPRIEEGDLVAVHNSGAYGLTASPIHFISHAPPCEVLIEAAGMRDVTHIPALPSA, from the coding sequence ATGAACCATTTTTCGGCGCTCGATGTCTGGCTGCAGAGTGCGGCGGCATCATTCGGAACCCCCTCTTATGTCTATCTCGCATCGGCAATCGAGAGCCGGGCAGCGCTCCTGAGGCAAGCTTTCGAGCAACGCTTCGCATTGAGCTTTGCCGCCAAAAGCAATCCAAACCCGGCTCTGCTTTCCCTCATGAAGGGCCAGGCGGAATATCTCGACGTCTCCTCGATCGGGGAGTTCCGGACGGCGATAACGGCTGGATGGGAAGCCGAGCGCATCAGCTTCACAGGTCCTGGAAAACGGCCGTTCGAAATCCGTGAGGCAATAGAAGGCGGCATTGGCGAACTGATCCTGGAATCGGTGCGTGAGGCGGTGCTTGCGAACGCGGTTGCCGGCGAACTCGGACGGATACAGCATGTCCTGGTGCGTATCGCGCCGACCACGGTTCCCAAAGGGTTCGGCGACCAGATGGCCGGCCGGCCGTCCGCCTTCGGCATAGACTGGGAAGATATCGCAAGGGACATCCCCGACATTGCGGCTCTGCCCAATCTCAAGATCGTCGGACTGCACATCTATTCCGGCACGCAATGCCTGAAGCCGGAGGCAATCTGCGAGAATTATCGCAACTTCATCGGCATTTTCCGGGAGGTTTGCGAAACCTACATTCCGCGACCGGAGAAGTTGGTTTTCGGATCAGGGCTTGGAATTCCTTATCACGACGGCGACCTGCCGCTAGACCTCTCTGCGGTCGTTGCCGGCATCGCAGCGGATCTCGATGGTTTCAAGGCGCTGCCGCAATTTGCCGAGACCCGGCTGGTGCTCGAACTCGGGCGGTATCTCGTCGGCGAGGCCGGATATTTTCTGACGCGCGTCGTCTCGGTCAAGGAATCGCGCGGCGTGCGGATTGGCATCTGCGATGGCGGCATGAACAACCACCTGCCGGCTTCCGGTCATTTCGGAATGGTGATGCATCGGAACTATACGATGCACAAGGTCGGCGGGCAAGGCGAACCGGAGAAAGTCAACCTTGTCGGGCCTCTTTGCACGTCGATCGACCGGCTCGCTGTCGGGGTGATGCTCCCGCGGATCGAAGAGGGTGATCTTGTTGCCGTCCACAACAGCGGCGCTTACGGGCTAACGGCAAGCCCGATCCATTTCATCAGCCACGCACCACCCTGCGAGGTTCTCATCGAGGCCGCCGGCATGCGCGATGTGACACACATTCCGGCGCTCCCCTCGGCATAA
- a CDS encoding phosphopantetheine-binding protein, with translation MSLTHGKLIGYLRESLNIAHADSESELFSSGLLDSVSMVNLLAFVEQTTGLSIRAEDVTLENFDTPDRIIRFAEASA, from the coding sequence ATGAGCCTTACCCATGGAAAGTTGATTGGTTATCTGCGGGAATCCCTGAATATCGCCCATGCCGACAGCGAGAGCGAACTGTTCTCCTCAGGCCTTCTCGATTCCGTTTCGATGGTGAACCTCCTGGCATTTGTCGAACAAACGACGGGCCTTTCCATTCGCGCCGAAGACGTGACGCTCGAAAATTTCGATACGCCGGACCGGATTATCCGTTTTGCGGAAGCCAGTGCCTGA
- a CDS encoding AMP-binding protein: MNALTTNFYQLLADNLGSRPGKPAIVDGHRAASYAAVAADVDRLAGYLQSRNIRPGDRVIVHLRKSIAEVTAMFAIAKVGGVVVNVNTQWTVEQLEYVANDCGARLLIVEARVAEALGARKLPDTVDNVLVKGKLPADTIFDVWDHLPEDLSGDEIARLDTELAMIIYTSGSTGMPKGVMLTHRNIVAGARSVSRYLGLREDDRLLSILPYSFDYGLNQLTTMMLMGGTVVHQAVPMATEIVLAMQRHRVTGVAAVPPLWSQIVRLLKDNPVEFPALRRITNSGGKISLNILEQIPRVFPDADVYLMYGLTEAFRSTYLSPQKFTRKMGAIGQAIPGAEVYVIKHGEGIAHPGEQGELVHRGPLVSLGYWGKPEVTEQKIRPCPELWHLIGDEPVVYSGDIVRIDADGDLWFIGRNDAMIKTSGFRVSPDEIEDLVCRSGAVAEAVAFGVDDEELGQTVHVAITPIGEFDEEALLRYCRRAMPSYMVPRQFHVWPESMPRTSSGKLARPDVVRLCREWMQGGENVLSEPPPAAQIKVTETRENLQ; this comes from the coding sequence ATGAACGCGTTGACCACCAACTTCTATCAGCTTCTGGCTGACAACCTCGGCTCGAGGCCAGGTAAGCCCGCGATCGTCGATGGTCATCGCGCTGCGAGTTATGCCGCGGTTGCGGCCGACGTGGATCGACTGGCGGGTTATCTGCAGAGCCGCAACATTCGGCCGGGTGACCGGGTGATCGTGCACCTGCGCAAGAGCATCGCCGAGGTCACCGCCATGTTCGCCATCGCCAAGGTGGGCGGGGTGGTCGTCAACGTCAACACGCAATGGACGGTCGAGCAGCTCGAATATGTCGCCAACGACTGTGGTGCACGCCTGCTGATTGTCGAGGCAAGGGTCGCCGAAGCTCTTGGCGCGCGCAAGCTACCCGACACGGTCGACAATGTCCTGGTCAAAGGCAAATTGCCGGCCGACACCATATTCGATGTCTGGGATCATCTTCCGGAAGATCTTTCTGGCGACGAGATTGCACGCCTCGACACAGAACTTGCGATGATCATCTACACGTCCGGTTCGACGGGCATGCCGAAGGGTGTGATGCTGACCCATCGCAACATCGTTGCCGGCGCCCGCTCTGTATCGCGCTATCTGGGCCTGAGGGAAGACGACCGGTTACTCAGCATCCTGCCCTACAGCTTCGACTACGGCCTGAACCAGCTGACGACAATGATGTTGATGGGCGGTACCGTCGTGCACCAGGCGGTGCCGATGGCCACCGAAATCGTCCTGGCCATGCAGCGGCATCGGGTGACCGGGGTGGCCGCCGTGCCGCCGCTCTGGAGCCAGATCGTGCGTCTGCTGAAGGACAATCCGGTGGAGTTTCCGGCGCTCCGGCGGATCACCAATTCCGGCGGCAAGATTTCGCTCAACATCCTGGAGCAGATACCGCGGGTCTTCCCGGATGCGGATGTCTATCTGATGTACGGGCTGACCGAGGCTTTCCGCTCGACCTATCTCTCGCCGCAGAAGTTTACCCGCAAGATGGGGGCTATCGGTCAGGCGATCCCCGGCGCCGAAGTCTATGTCATCAAGCATGGCGAAGGCATCGCCCATCCCGGCGAACAGGGCGAACTCGTTCATCGCGGCCCGCTTGTCAGCCTTGGATATTGGGGCAAGCCGGAGGTGACGGAGCAGAAGATCCGGCCGTGTCCGGAACTCTGGCACCTGATCGGCGACGAACCGGTTGTCTATAGCGGCGATATCGTCCGGATCGATGCCGACGGCGACCTCTGGTTCATCGGCCGCAACGACGCGATGATCAAGACCAGCGGCTTCCGCGTCAGTCCGGATGAGATCGAGGATCTCGTCTGCCGCAGCGGCGCGGTGGCGGAGGCGGTCGCCTTCGGCGTCGACGACGAGGAACTGGGGCAAACGGTGCATGTGGCGATAACCCCGATCGGCGAATTCGACGAGGAGGCCCTGCTGCGCTACTGCCGGCGCGCGATGCCGTCCTACATGGTGCCGCGGCAGTTCCATGTCTGGCCGGAAAGCATGCCGCGGACATCGAGCGGCAAGCTGGCGCGGCCGGATGTCGTGCGCCTTTGTCGCGAATGGATGCAAGGCGGGGAAAATGTCTTAAGCGAGCCTCCGCCGGCAGCTCAAATCAAAGTGACCGAAACACGGGAGAACCTGCAATGA
- a CDS encoding serine acetyltransferase codes for MTSRLRFLYPQSAVMADHKGAASQHAPPASFRELVRKDYERHGRRILNAGFISLLVYRFGRWAGSLRSHVAKRFFQKIYGAINMVVSTLTRVWIPAEVTLGEGFHIIHVEGSISIHPDAVIGKRCGIMHNVTIGTNMSAGAPRIGDDVFIGVNSTILGDIRIGDRVRIGANTAVSTDVPSDSIVVGSPAKIYPRLGPFLTEQTKTDASP; via the coding sequence ATGACATCACGGCTTCGTTTTCTCTATCCTCAATCTGCGGTGATGGCCGACCATAAGGGTGCGGCATCCCAGCATGCGCCTCCCGCCTCGTTTCGCGAACTGGTGCGGAAGGACTACGAGCGCCACGGCAGGAGGATCCTCAATGCCGGCTTTATCTCGCTGCTGGTCTATCGCTTCGGCCGGTGGGCGGGGAGCCTTCGGAGCCACGTGGCCAAACGGTTTTTCCAGAAGATCTACGGCGCGATCAACATGGTCGTTTCGACGCTTACGCGCGTTTGGATACCGGCAGAGGTGACGCTCGGCGAGGGTTTTCACATCATCCACGTAGAGGGATCGATTTCGATCCACCCTGACGCCGTGATCGGAAAACGGTGCGGCATCATGCACAATGTCACGATCGGCACGAACATGAGCGCCGGTGCACCCAGGATCGGCGATGACGTCTTTATCGGGGTGAATTCCACCATTCTCGGCGATATCCGCATCGGCGACCGGGTACGGATAGGGGCCAATACAGCGGTCTCTACCGACGTGCCATCGGATTCGATCGTCGTCGGTTCCCCGGCCAAGATTTATCCCCGCCTCGGCCCGTTTTTGACCGAACAGACCAAGACCGATGCCAGTCCCTGA
- a CDS encoding glycosyltransferase 61 family protein — MPFPDIEAVAVDRWTIAPQTRRFIRPAKFLPHHLDRIKGTQFGPVTEVVKGFRGNYETTQEATVGYRMKNVDLIDGVLYAPKCSRSLRPRSRRLPVYVPPKHSTSGALFESWVGNRWFGNWLSDDCLTYSLADQYEAPITTRPITRGHEPQYASKLDLKPIYVSDVHFDEVILFRDKGQNEGKKKRADQVREKLLASAPPFPVHPGVFILRGNKGENRLLSNESDIAEQFAKKYGFRIIDPLASSVDDIIHACAGARVVAGVEGSHLVHGLTVMPPDSALFVIQPADRVVSVLKVMTDRQGQGYAFVVGEGTCENFRVEWSDIDRTLEMVLA, encoded by the coding sequence ATGCCTTTCCCGGATATCGAAGCGGTTGCCGTCGATCGCTGGACGATTGCCCCGCAGACCCGGCGCTTCATTCGTCCCGCAAAGTTTTTGCCGCATCATCTCGACCGTATAAAGGGCACTCAATTCGGGCCGGTCACCGAGGTCGTGAAGGGCTTTCGTGGAAACTATGAAACCACTCAGGAGGCCACGGTCGGCTACCGGATGAAGAATGTCGACCTCATCGATGGCGTTCTCTACGCGCCGAAGTGTTCGAGGAGCCTCAGACCCCGCAGCCGTCGGCTGCCTGTCTATGTACCTCCCAAGCACTCGACCAGCGGTGCACTGTTCGAGAGCTGGGTCGGCAATCGCTGGTTCGGCAACTGGCTTTCGGATGATTGCCTGACCTATTCGCTGGCGGACCAATACGAAGCTCCGATAACGACGCGGCCGATCACGCGGGGGCACGAGCCGCAATATGCCTCCAAACTCGATCTCAAGCCGATCTATGTCAGCGACGTCCATTTCGACGAGGTCATCCTCTTCAGGGACAAGGGGCAGAACGAGGGCAAGAAGAAACGAGCCGATCAGGTTCGAGAAAAGCTTCTGGCATCGGCGCCCCCTTTTCCCGTTCATCCCGGCGTCTTCATCCTGCGGGGTAACAAGGGCGAAAACCGCCTGCTGTCAAACGAGTCCGATATCGCCGAACAGTTCGCGAAGAAATACGGATTCCGGATCATCGATCCGTTAGCCTCGTCGGTCGACGACATCATCCACGCCTGTGCCGGAGCGCGGGTCGTCGCCGGCGTCGAAGGCAGCCACCTGGTTCACGGACTGACGGTCATGCCGCCGGATTCCGCCCTGTTCGTCATCCAGCCGGCAGATCGGGTGGTTTCAGTTCTCAAGGTCATGACCGATCGTCAGGGACAAGGCTATGCCTTCGTCGTCGGCGAGGGAACCTGCGAGAACTTTCGGGTCGAGTGGAGTGATATCGACCGCACGTTGGAGATGGTACTCGCATGA